AATACAAGCAACAGTGTGCATGCACAGCAAGAAACTTGACCCACTGAAAGAGCCACTTCTTCAAACAAACCAGTCACTGCCCTTTTGAACCACAAAACATCTGCGAGCAACATCTGCGAAGTCTTAGTACTTTAGCCACAATGATTAAGATCCGTGCCAGTTTTCAGAGTTTCACGGCTGACAAAATCTGCAGTTATGATAACGTGTGTAACTCCAGCACGGTTACAATATATGCATTGACCTTAAAGAAAAAACAGTGATGGAAGTCATTCAGATTCCCCCCAAAAATGTCTCATTGTTCCCATTTCAAACTGTACAGACAAATCTCAAATATACAGTAACCAACTATATCTCTGTTAAATATAACTCAAAAAGCATTAGTAGGATATTTACAAACTATTGCTTTGGCGATATAACtcttaataaaaacttaaatatcgAATACGTAAACATTCTGGATATTTAAAGGAAAATTACGGCTTCAATTGAAAGTGTTTGGTTAAAGAAACTGcacataaatgttaaaaaacacagtttttaatATAGCCACATGATAATATTGCTAATTTTGTCTGTTATAGTTAAAGTAATAATCCGTCTTTCTCTTATGAGCATATAAAGTCGGTAAACCCTGTAACTTTCTCTCAAAATAGACTGTTTAATGTCTTGCCCCATAGACTTctattataagtgcattactgtaaatgtatggaagcttgtttctgccatggaataaaaaaggtaattgtgactttatctcacaattcagaccttttttctcacaattaaaaacaaaaaatcagtgGAGGAAACCATTGTAAGTTTATATCTCCCAGTTctgtttatatcatgcaattcttctttttttttttttttttttgtgagaaacaAAGTCCAAATTGTAACGGAATCTTGCAATTGCAAGGAAAaacaacaattatttatttttattccatatcgatgtaaactcagaattctgataAAAGAAAttctaaattgtgagatataatctcaattgtgagaaaaaaagaattgtgaacTCAAGATataaattgcgagatataaactcaaaaatgTTCTACGGTGATGCACAGCAGGCAACAGGTCTCATCCGTCAATAGCACTGAACTTTGATTCTCTGATTCTTCAGAAGGTCACTTTTGAGTTTAGACTCTTTAAGTCTCTTTTATTAGAAGCATGGTTTGGGGTTTGCGTATCAGTGCATGTTGTGTTGGGGTGTTTAAAGATCACCATCTATGGTATTGAATATTCAAACAGCTCCAGTGTCCTGGACTCCCTTGTCCTCCCATCTGTCCATTTGTGGGAAGTTTTTGGTGTTGCTCATCCCTCCATCTTTCGTGTTTGGCAGAGCGGTGCGCCACAGTTCCAGGTCAACGCAGCTGTATGGTAACACAAACAGAAGATGCTGTTGTTATTACAAATGCATATCTGTGCTAAAATAACTCGCTTCACCTTTTAACCCTAAAAAGCCTacagtattatattttatacgcaaaggcctttaaatgatcAACATCAAACTTTCTGTGCACAACCTACTACATGCCTTCGGTCATCTAAATGATAGTTTAGACTTATTTAGCAAGTAAAAAGCATCATTGTAAGAAAGTCCTCCTTCACATTGTGGTTCATGTTTCTTTTTGCTGGGAGttatttactgattttttttttaagtaaacaagaATAACTTTcttgtataaaataaatgcagacctTTTGTGTAGGTGCTTTATGGTTTTGTCTACGATTCAATTCAGTTGCATTTTTCAGGCTATTATTTCTTATGCCAGGCTTTACTgggttaaaggtgctgtatgtaatatTGATAGCTAGTGGTTGAAATGGGaactgcagtccaaattcaaaatattagagaGAGTAATTTCTCCCACCCTCTCTTCCTCAGAATCAACAATCTcgtgggttgccagattgaggactCGCAACAGGAGCGACAACAACGAGCCTTAGACTTTGAGTTTATTTATCCACGTTTTATTATGCCTCTTCTCATTGAATGTTTTAAATGGATGCCAAAACTTTTTAAGGTAAGGTAGAATCTGCAATCTTTTACCCAGTTCTTTTACTGGCTTTCATATGCCAACTGGCAACCCAGGGTGTCTAAAATACCATTGCTTAAATTAGCAGTGGATGgaatcacacagaccaaaacaaaaacagacattctgacacTGAACACACATTTGGAATAACTAGTTGTAGCGTTCTTTTTTCAGAGATGCAAtcatatggtatttttatgctttagtacatttaaaaaaaatgacatactgTTGCTTTAAGAtgcttattatataaaataacccATAATCCCCATGTTTCCCTGACAGGTGTCTCACCCGAGCCCATTTAAGCAGTGCAGCAGAGTCCCTCCCCACGGGCCGTCTGGTACACCGGAGAGACGCAGACACGGGCATTGGAGGGCACATGGTTGAGGGTGGTGGAAAGCTGGTTGGGTGGTAGATACAGGGTGGAGCGCTGGCTCTGACCTCGCTCCCATGTGACCCAGTAACCACGCAGACCATCGTATCTCCCCTTCCAGCGGAGCTGCACTGACTCACTGCCCACTGGGGTCAGCTGCAGATCTGAGAGAGCTGGCAACACTGAGAGAAACAGGGAGAGAGGTCAGGCTTCCCGTTCCTTGCTGGGAATCAGAGGGAGGGGATGTGGGGAATAATACTGCAGGAACATTAAAATAGCATGGTCTCGTTGAAaagagaaaattatttttattaaatgaacgtttggggtcagtacaatgttttatttttattttttcaaaaaaggaTGAAAAGATATGgatgatcaaaagttacagtaaaacatttatggatgtctatttcaaataaatgaactttctATCATTGAAAAATCCTGAAGAAAAATATGTCACATAAATATGGAGAAGCACAACAATTTTTCaactttgataaaaataaatcgTTCTTGAacaggaaatcagcatattagaattatttctgaaggatcatgtgacaatgaagacatgAGTAATGATGGTGAACATCACCGAAagaaattacattctaaaatatattaaaaaagaaaacacttatatgaaattataataatatttcacatttttactgtttttactgaatttgtgatcaaataattgcagccttggtgagaaaaagagacttctttcaaaacataaaaaaataaaaataacagaccGTTTGAAGcctaatttataaaattaatctaaatttaCCAAAGTTGGCTCATCTATAAAGATTAATAAAACTTGTAAGAATTACAAACTTTGTATTTTGTCGAGGGAAGTGATCCTAACTTCcaggttggcctacaaaaatacatcagCAGTCTACAGAAACCAAATGAATTCATCAAAGTGACAAATAAGTAATTACTCAAATATCTACATTTTCTAAATGAAATAGAATGCTTTATAAATTCTAATTCATTTccagtatttataaaaaattgaATTGAAGAAGAATTGCCATTTAAGTTTAAGGAAGCAGAATTAAAGTTAACTTTAATTCATATAACTGCAATGAGTAATTTTGATACGGAAGGAAAGTGCACTGATAATGCGATTCTTACCCTCCTGTGTACAGACTTTAACCGTCATGGCTCTCTCTCTGCCGGAGGCCTGTCTCGCGCTCACGGTGACCAGGTACTGTGTGTCAGGCTGGAGGCCGGTCAGGACTGTGGAGGTCTGTCTGTTACTGACGCTGACGACCCGCAGCGGTCCTGTAGGAAGCGCTGAATACTCCAGCGTGTACCCCTGGATGAGGTTAGGCAGCAGCGGACCCCAGCTCACACGCACACTGTTAGTGCTGGACTCTGACACGCTCACTGTCGACAGAGTCTCCACTTGGGGTGAAGACATGAGACAGGAGAACATCTCAGTGTTTAAAAACGCTTTTCATTTAAATTCACCTTAATAAGTTTATATAATCTACAAGAGTGATCAAGAGGGTGACTGTTGTTTCCCTTAATATTTGTGCAAGTCAACCAGAAACTGTTCACATCCCATTTAATTCTAAAGTACAGGGGGTTTGTGGGAGGAGGATAATACGCACTCATTCttgtttcatgttgattttaactGTAATTATGCAATGGATCCTGGCATTTTACTTTTGAGCTTGTTTTTCAATATTTCCAGTATATCTCAAAGATTCTTAAATGCCATTATTGTAAAAgagttaaaatgacattttattatttcaaaaatataataaatatttaacatcaatattaaaaagttatcattattattattattattaatgctaatTAAGAAACTATACTGCTCATGAAAATCATTTTTATGATCATTACTTTTTCAttgtctttattattaatattattattagtagtagtagtataaaaCAATAAAGACAATACAAAAGGTAATTgccacaaaaatctttttttttttaatctttaatttttattattaattttactatgcaaaagatcattttattttcaaaatataatattgttttcatatatatatatatatatatacacacacacacatacacactctaaaaaatgctgggttgtttcaaccaaactttgggtcaaatatggactaacccagctgTTGTGTTAAATTTTGTAATTCaatttttaacccaaaagttaGGTTAGTCAATATTTGACGCAAAGTttggttgaaacaacccagcattttttagtgtgtatatatatatatgtatatgtatatataaaagaatgaaaaagttatatttaaaaaatcattatgagCAGTATAATTTCTTAATTATCATTAATAACCAGTAATAATCATGATATATGTATTGCACCTGGCAGTGTAGTGAAGGTGGCATGGAGAGAGTTGAGTGACTCCAGGTTGGTGTTGGGTGTGAGCGTGACTGTGTACTTGGTGTCTGGACGCAGGCCAAACAGATTAGCCGAGCTGGCATCTCCGGGTCGCCTAATCCTCTGAAAAGGACCCAAACCAGTGCCAGGACTGGTGCTTGAACCTCCCGTCCCTGTGGTCTGCCCGGTTTGGATGGGACCAAACTGGATATCATAGTAGCCGGTGCCAGCCAACACAGGCCTCCATTCCAGCTGAGCAGTAGTGCTGGTGACCGACTTGACCTGTAGCCTCTCGGCCCGGATAATCTCTGCATTTGATCATGAACAAAGAGATAAGAGATGgcacaatttacatttacatttaggcatttagcagacacttttatccaaagcgtcttatagtgcattcaggctatacattttttcttACCAGTAAGTGTAAATTAAACAAATCACACGAATCACTAAATCCACACCTAGGTCAATTATATGTGCGGAAGATTGCCCACTAATAACAGCAATGTCTAGCGCTGTGGGGGACTTCGCCGGGGGTCGAAAAGGCCATGATAATTTCTGAATAAATTGCCCTCATCTCTTATTACAGTGTTTGCGGGTTTTGTCTGTTTCCTCGGGGCCCTTCTTCTCTCGGAGCCGTCTCAAGTTATTTGTGTCGGAGTCGACTGGCATTCGAGATTCCTTCTGCACACTGGGGTGGAGGGACGGAGCTATTCACACCCACATAAGATCACTTTCCCCATCAAGAAAACGCTCTGACTGACTGTTACTCTGGATGAAATGGAAAACCAGGGTCTATAGAGGTTTGTAAAGTGTCAAgaattgtgtgtttttatttgattcagTTAGGATTAAAGCAATAATTCTTATTTGCCATCagttactcatcctcatgtcattccaaacttgtattaaTTCTTAAAAATTCCAGTCTGTACCTCGCATAAATATTATGATTTCAGAAGAATCTATCTAGCAATCAAACTGACTATTTCATGTTATTTCAATGGTGTTTCTACTTTTATAATAAAGTTCTAAATCTGTacgttattttatttcatgttgactttaactaTGCACATGTTTTGAGTCCCAATATATCACCTGcaaaattgtttgaaagtgtctgtatatatacatatatattgatatagtaaatgttttggttatttttcaaTTTATGTAGTCAACAGAAATTTTCAGCAATAGTTTGTAATTCTCATTAGATTCTTATTGTTTTAGATATGAGttcaaatgacatttttaatgttacaaaacatgttacatatataatatttagtaaataataataataattattatttttttgtcctttttggacCATAATAGCCCATGGTCAATATTTACTTTTGTAGTACAGAAAAGACCATCATGAACTTACTAGATTCTCATTACTGTAGTAATAAATTAGATAACATTACATTGtattattacaaaaatgaatgaaacatttcaaactgaattaaaattattattattattattattaatgattatatttattttatcgatttatttatatatttatttttggaggtTGAGAGTCCATTGTCATCATTTTGTTTTGTGATATGGATGATCATGAACTTCTAAACATCTACCTTTGTGTTTCAACGTAGGAAAAAGCCATACAGGTTTATAATGTATTGATGGTGAGTACAtgattgaaacattttttttttgccatgaacTAATGCAGTTTTTGAGATATTTAATAAACAACCCACCAATAATTGCGTTCCTCAATTCTTCGCTGATGATGTTGATATCATCAATGTCCACAAAGAACAGGTGCTCCTCAGCGGGTGGACTCACAGCCTCTCTCAGCACCTGATAGTTCCCGTGACCAGTGGAAACCACCAATATGGCCACGCCCTCTTCCCGCAGCCTTGCCATTGGTTCCTGCACCTCGCCGGGGTTCACTCCATCCGTGAGCCAAACCAGAACCCTTGGCAGATCTGATCTGGCACCTCCCGGCACGCCCTGCTTCAAAACCTGATTCCTAGCCATCAGTAGAGCGTCCACCGTGTTGGTGTCGCCCTTCAGCTGTTTAGTCCTCCCCAGGGCCGCCTGCAGTCCGTCCTGGGAGCTGTAGGTGTCAAAGCTGAACTCCAGATGGGGTTCGGTCCCAACCTGCAGCAGTCCCACCCTCACCTGATCctgctccaaagagaaaggaagcaGGAGGTCCTTGAGGAAGTCCACCATACGGAAGAACTCGTAGGAGGCCACACTACCAGAGGAGTCCAGGAGGAAAAGGACGTCGCCCTCGCAGCAGTTTAAAACTGTAAGTGAAAAACAAGAGTAGACATTTAAGGAAATGATCTATGCTTTAAACATCTCAAGAGGGGGAGATGAGTGTTTATTTAGCACATAGCAGCACTAAAACACTCCAGACTTTCCGAGGCATGAGGACAAAGAGTATATACACAAGCTACTAGGAATCTCTTTGGTTGCACACTCTTAAAAATCAAGGTTCTTAATTGGcatctaaagaacctttaacataaaTGGAACCTCTCCATTCCAcagaaggttctttatagtggaaaaaggatTCTTAGgattcttaaaatgtttttcaaaccaAGAAAAATTGGCTCTTTAAGAACTTTTCACTCAAATGCAAAAAATTGTTTATATGTGCCCCTGAAGCAGAAAACAAGTCTTAAGtggctggggtatatttgtagcaatagccagaaatacactgtatgggtcaaaacttaatttggacaactttaaaccagatttattaaatatttgaatttttttgcacccttagattcaattttttttttttttttaccttatgactggttttgtggtccagggtcccaTTTTATTGTTTGCCAGCTGTATATCGTAAGTttgattggttaaaaaaaaagcatgtatttTCAACTAGCAACATCTATCATTCATACACAAATAAGTTTAATATTTAAGGACTtggttcaaccaaaaataaaaattctgtcatcatttactaatttTTGCCTGAGGgtagaactgtctctttaaggttAGGGGTAAACAAGAGGGTTTGATAGTCttgtagggctgcatgattatttGATTAATCAAACAAATAGTCATTTATGTagaaatataaattgtatatatatatatatatatatatatatatatacatacatacaataataataatatgaaatatattttaaaaaaatgcattaatttacttTACTTACAAAAATAgattattgttattcattaaatatttaaaaaaatcataaatatttatatatttatgcatttttattatttaattaatagaaatatattttttgttatgcatgtagtttttaatatttaagagaatatttaattataataatatttcatattttgctacaaatatttaccacattaaaatattttaaatagtaatatattaattagtaataatacaaaaaatatattattgtcattattttctAGTCATGTTGATATAATTAATCACTGCATTTTTAACCAAATTGTGCATACAAGCACAGCAAACCTAAGCTTTTTTTTTCAACTCAATTTAAATTGCAATCGCAATTTCTGTCATAAATtttatctgattttttttatctgatttttCACCCCAAATGGTGCAGACCTTCAGTTTCAGAGCTTCAGATGTTTACTATGGAAAGTTCAGATGCTGTGTACTCACACTCGCACTTTACTAACCACAAACTCACTAAATGTTTATAGAACACAATAAAATAGGGAGGAACTCTGAGAAAGAACGGCCAAACAGAGATAAGTGTAAAAACAAGTGAGgaaataagtaatttgtgaaGGAAGTGGGCTTGAACGGTAGATGCTAAAAATAAGGATAAGAACACAGTAGTATTTATTAGCATACGGAAGACCTGGGAGCCACACAATATTTCAGGAGATGGAACATTTGATTTGGCCATCAAAGGAATTTCCTGGCAGAGAAGACCTCCAACCTGGAGCTGCATGATAAACATAAACAGATGGGGGAAGGAACAGCCCTGATACTGGATGTTACAGGCGGGAGGCGGATGGACGACGAAGGGCAGGCATCGAGGGAAAGGGGGAAGTGAGAATTGGCTGTTCCATATGAAGTTAAAAGAAGGAATGTAGAGGATTTTTCAGAAGTCCCTGAAGAGGAAGAAAGACTGCGTGCAGAAAAGAGCAAGAGAGCAAGTGGGCGAAAGGCCACAGAGAGCCAAGTGTTCGCCACCTAAAACAATCAAAAGTCACCCACCCAAGTCCTCTGAGAAGATCTGGAGGCGTCCGAACCGATTTGaatcaaaatacaaaagaatCTTGCAAATCTTAAGCATCTTGCACTATTGCAAAAATATTTGTTGCtcagtttttgctttttttggtgACAAACGTCCTGTTTCACAAATTAATTTGGATGAAGTGCATAGTTGGCATAGTTTTCTTCTGCTTTGCTAAGAGTAAAGAGCCCATCGGGTCACTTGAACCTGCGACTGCTAAATAATTGACCTTTGCCAGACCGCTTGGAAGCAGGGTGCGGTGGCACTTAGCACAGAAACTCCTGTAGTCAAAGCCAAAATGCTCTAGGCTCTTCCAGAATTACTCTCTCTGATTCACTGTTGGTGTGTCTCTGGTTTTGTTCAGACAAGCagctaaaattagtttttttttggcatttcagATTCTAATCTgatttgttttgacatttttgtttctCTAAATTCTGCGCTTACATCTCGCAATACATTTTTCTTTCCCACTATGGAATAAAACAGGTAACTGcattttttcttgcaattatgagtttatatcacaattgcaagtttaaaCATATTTGCAAATTAACATCTctcaattcaaacttttttttcagaGGTTGTGAATGTAATCTCGCAGTTCTGCATTTATGCCTCGCAATTCTCGCAATGTTCATATCATAGTAAGTTCTGACTTCTTTTGAGAATTAAGAGAAGAAAGTCTGTATTGTGGGATATCGAAAAAAATcctaaattgtgagataaaaggtcGCAATTGCATAAATTCCTCTGTTGCATATTTTCTATCATGCATTTCATGGTGTCTGTGGGATGTCATGACAGACATCAGCAGAAGCAAAATGTACTCAATACCTTTATTTTCTGGAATTTGATAGATTTCTCATAAACCTAAAGCGGTTGATAGCCTAACATTAGTGACTGACAGGTAAAGTCCTTTAACTCGCATACCTCACTCAAAATGTATGTCAGCGATGTGCTGACAAGTTTTCGCAGTTTTCTATTCATACAGCTAATACTCACTTGTGATTAAtttgtgaaacctgaaaatgtaaggCATTCACTTTGATAATAGAATTTTATTTAACACAACAAGATAAATAAGACAACACACAATGAGAAAATACTTTACTGCAACTTAAAACGTTTACGAATAGACCCAATTCATATCAAGtatttggttattttaaatttttcttttgctCCGATCATTTAAACTTGGGCCATATACTATAAAGGGCAAGAATTCGACACGCTTCCTGAAGCAAAAAGCATTTAcataggttttatttatttatttattttttctagctCATGTTTGTAATGTATGTATTCTGCTGCTCCTTCATTCATGTTCATCAGAAAGTATCTCCATATTTCTTCTTTCATTTGCATTATTGTTTAAAgggatagaatagaatagaatagaatagaatagaataaaaatgcacactaaGCTTAATGTTAACTCAGCATTGATCAAAGTAGTTTTTAACTCTTTACACTTTAATAAgattctaaatattaaaatgaattaatatgcaATAGTAAACATGAAATAActatgtaggtttctttgttttgcGAAATAAAAGCTTGGTTATTCTTCTGAATCAGGTACCGACTGATATGACTCACCTGGATCAGGTACTGACCACGTGACTCACCTATCGAGTTTTGAATAAACCTTTGTGGCTTAATTGAATCAGGTATAGAGAACTGTAATGATTCAGAGTtttgaataaaactataaaataaaaaataaaaatgtttcacgTAATGCTCAATCAGTATAGTTCACCTAAATCACACCATGAGTCTTGAAGCAGAACACAGCCTATCGTTCGGGTTTCGAGTCCTGAATGAAATGACTCCGCTGAATCAGACACCAAGTTCCGAATTAAAACATGTGATTCGCGTAAGTTACGTACAGAGTCCTGAATAAAAGAATATGATTCACCAGAAACTCAAAATAAGCTCCAAAATGAAAACGTGACTGAAGCGACTCACCTGAATCAGGTACCGAGTCCTGAGCGTCTCCTGTCCACAGAAACACGCTGATGAACACGCACGTGAGCGCTCGACGGACCTCCATGATGGACTTCAGTTCTGGACGTTTTAACGCGTCTACATCGCCTAGCACAATTTCTATCCAAACTGTACTTTTAAAGTCGCATTCAACACAGTCACTCACCGGAgcggtttttttttattttttactgctaTAAAATCGCAGCTGCAGCACCTGCGCGTTTATTCTACATGATTTACGCGTCGAGAacgtaaaaaaaatacacacgaaACTTTTCGCTCTCACATAAACTGCGCAGTGTTACGGattaatactctctctctctctcggctacTGAACGCATCAGGTTCCCTCCCTCCTGTCTGCTCTGTGCACTCCTCCTCCACTGATTAAGACGGGGACCAGCGTCACCATCTGAAACTGTGCCCGGATTCTGGTCCTTTCTGGTCTTTATGTTATTAATTAACTTGCTAGGGAATGgacatataatatatgtatcattatGGGTAAATCCTTGACCAGTTTGGCAACACAAGTAATAAACAATATGCAACTgctattttaatgatttcaaataaataataaaaagttgcatTAATTATTCTTGAACTAGTCAAAGTATTTGaagggaccaaaaaaaaaaaaaaattctaacattaGATGTACTAAAGGCAACTTTCTGCCAGACACTGTAATGAACCACATGTGGCATATTTCCCATATACAGCATTAAAGATCCCTAAAGCTGTGTTCAGCGTTACACACCTACTAAGCAAACAGATGTGATATGACAGCTGTGGCATTGAATTGATTTTCAGTACCTTGACCACAATTCCTCCTTTGAACTATCCCTGGGCAAGCCCCATGGAGAGTACAAAATATTTGCAGAGATTGCAAAATTAATGACTGGATATTGCAATTCATATAAACATGATCATGCAACTTAGTGTTGACAGTGTTGTTCATTGCTGCACCCAAACCAGTCTAGACACGCAGAGCCCGAACAACACTCATACGACTGTCATCATTTCTACAGTGTCCAGCAGATTCGTTCATCCAATAAATCAGGTGCATCTTTGCACCTGGAAAAATCTGCTCTGGAGTGTGCATAAACAGCATTCGTATTCACTTTCAAAGAAAAAGGTGCAACGGTACTCTGTTGTGCTCATCGAAAGGTGAGGTAATATCATTCCAGAGAGCTTCGAGAGGGGAAATGAAGTGGGAAAAGAGTGATTTGAATATCAAATAGCACTGCAGAGCAGTTGTTAATCATAGACCAAGTCAAAAAGACTGAGCATGGACTTTCCACTTGTTGAATTTCAAGGgcttaataaaaacagaaataagtgACTGAGTTCTCAGCCAAACGGCTAATACCTGTTGAAGTGAGTATGGTCTGGGAATTGCTTGATCACATGATCTCACTTGTATGAACTGGATTGTGAGTCATTTAATGTGAGAGATGGGTACAGGACAAGGCACTCAGAAATAGTGGAGTGGAGCTCCTCAGCagcttgttaaagggatagttcatcctaaaatggaaattctgtcatttactcacccttgtgttgttaagtgaagtgacattcagccaagtatggtgacccatactcagaatttgtgctctgcatttaacccatcccaaatgcacacacacagagcagtgaacacacacccggagcagtgggaagccatttatgctgtggtgcccggggagcagttgggggttcgatgccttgctcaagggcacctaagtcgtggtattgaaggtggagagagaactgttcatgcactacccccacccacaattccgtccagcccaagactagaactcacaacccttcgattgggagtccaaccctctaaccattaggccacgacttcctgaCTTGTTTCAAACCTGCGTGAGTTTCTTTCtcctgttaaacacaaaagaagatattttgaagaatgttgattaccaaacagttgctggtagccatccACTTCcatagaatggaaaaaaaaaatactattgaagtcaatggctgctgtgagctgtttggttaccaatatttttcagaagaagaagaaacgagGCAGTTGTTAagatgttgtgggtggttgctactAGTGTGTTTCAAGCAAGTTGATAGGTTGATTTTCAGTAGTTGTTAGGGCAGTGCTGTCTGGTCATTagacagttgctagggtgttctgggtagttGCTATAGGGCATTTCTAAGCGGTTGCAAAATAGTTAATAGGGTTTTCTGGGTGGTTGATAGGTTGCTGCTATGCACTTGCAAAGGTATTTTTAGTGGTTCCTTTGCACTTCCACACTACTctatttctttttataat
This Carassius gibelio isolate Cgi1373 ecotype wild population from Czech Republic chromosome A23, carGib1.2-hapl.c, whole genome shotgun sequence DNA region includes the following protein-coding sequences:
- the LOC127944943 gene encoding von Willebrand factor A domain-containing protein 1; translation: MEVRRALTCVFISVFLWTGDAQDSVPDSVLNCCEGDVLFLLDSSGSVASYEFFRMVDFLKDLLLPFSLEQDQVRVGLLQVGTEPHLEFSFDTYSSQDGLQAALGRTKQLKGDTNTVDALLMARNQVLKQGVPGGARSDLPRVLVWLTDGVNPGEVQEPMARLREEGVAILVVSTGHGNYQVLREAVSPPAEEHLFFVDIDDINIISEELRNAIIEIIRAERLQVKSVTSTTAQLEWRPVLAGTGYYDIQFGPIQTGQTTGTGGSSTSPGTGLGPFQRIRRPGDASSANLFGLRPDTKYTVTLTPNTNLESLNSLHATFTTLPVETLSTVSVSESSTNSVRVSWGPLLPNLIQGYTLEYSALPTGPLRVVSVSNRQTSTVLTGLQPDTQYLVTVSARQASGRERAMTVKVCTQEVLPALSDLQLTPVGSESVQLRWKGRYDGLRGYWVTWERGQSQRSTLYLPPNQLSTTLNHVPSNARVCVSPVYQTARGEGLCCTA